The following are from one region of the Megachile rotundata isolate GNS110a chromosome 15, iyMegRotu1, whole genome shotgun sequence genome:
- the hppy gene encoding MAP4K3-like protein hppy isoform X13, with amino-acid sequence MMALNANALSSDISRRNPQDEYELIQRIGSGTYGDVYKAKRLSMNDLAAIKVIKLEPGDDFAIIQQEILMMKDCRHPNIIAYYGSYLRRDKLWICMEYCGGGSLQDIYHITGPLTEIQIAYMCRETLLGLAYLHSMGKMHRDIKGANILLTEAGDVKLADFGVSAQITATINKRKSFIGTPYWMAPEVAAVERKGGYNQLCDIWACGITAIELAELQPPMFDLHPMRALFLMSKSGFKPPTLKDRDKWSPTFHNFVKVALTKNPKKRPTAEKLLQHAFFQGEMSKRLALELLQKVSNPSHMFTDLEADEDGAVPNVPQRIASRHTARPRPKSPIPQLDSDDQINIDGTLQRDIISPSVDTNPAWDIMDIMNNGVHNCDVHPDCGIGTAFEDVQEKATLPLGESSNDCEVHCPYYNMSGSQASPRRHSSVDELYGLVSSTQSLAAVNGQRQRSLSDSCPRDESPQSNGQNETPSDGDRESMSPDLLSDTPPVPPRRRDRKRHTPPRPISNGLPPTPKVHMGACFSKVFNGCPLRIHCTASWIHPDTRDQHLLIAAEEGIYNLNLNELHETAIDQLYPRRTIWMYVIKDVLMSLSGKTPQLYRHDLLAMQSKQSHRFSLHMNKIPERLVPRKFALTTKVPDTKGCTKCCVGRNPYNGYKYLCGAMPTGIFLMQWYDPLNKFMLLKHFDCILPTPLNVFEIIITPEMEYPMVCVSVKQPYQQNKLKLDLINMNSGASWFHSDELEDMDGSATVIPRRENLHVINVTQLEKNAILVCYDNVVKVVTLQGRPRSSRKHMSELHFNFQIESIICLPDSVLAFHKHGMQGRSFKNGEVTQEISDPSRTYRLLGSDKVVMLESHLVQSGTLSESEGADLYILAGHEASY; translated from the exons atgatggctttgaaCGCTAATGCACTATCCAGTGACATAAGCCGAAGAAACCCTCAGGATGAGTACGAGCTCATTCAAAGAATAGGTAGTGGAACGTACGGAGATGTTTACAAG GCCAAAAGACTTTCCATGAATGACCTCGCTGCGATTAAGGTTATCAAGTTGGAACCAG GAGATGATTTTGCAATTATTCAGCAGGAAATTTTAATGATGAAAGATTGTAGACATCCTAACATAATTGCGTATTATGGAAGTTATTTAAGAAGGGATAAATTATGGATATGTATGGAATATTGTGGAGGTGGTTCCTTGCAAGATATATATCACA TAACTGGACCATTAACAGAGATACAAATAGCATATATGTGTAGAGAGACTCTTCTAGGATTGGCTTATTTACATAGCATGGGAAAAATGCATCGTGATATTAAAGGTGCCAATATATTATTAACTGAAGCTGGTGATGTCAAATTGGCTGATTTTGGAGTGTCTGCGCAAATTACTGCAACtattaataaaagaaagagTTTTATTGGTACTCCTTACTGGATGGCACCTGAG GTTGCAGCTGTAGAAAGAAAGGGCGGTTACAATCAACTTTGTGATATTTGGGCATGTGGGATCACTGCAATAGAGTTAGCTGAATTACAACCACCTATGTTTGATTTACATCCGATGCGTGCACTTTTTCTTATGTCAAAATCTGGCTTCAAACCGCCAACGTTAAAAGATCGCGATAAATGGAGCCCAACGtttcataattttgttaaagTTGCTCTcaccaaaaatcctaaaaaacgACCAACAGCCGAAAAATTACTGCAG CACGCATTTTTTCAAGGAGAAATGAGCAAACGTTTAGCCTTGGAGTTGTTGCAAAAGGTATCAAACCCTAGTCATATGTTTACTGATTTAGAAGCCGATGAAGATGGAGCTGTACCCAATGTACCACAAAGGATAGCCTCACGTCATACTGCAAGACCTAGACCAAAAAGTCCTATACCGCAATTAGATAGTGATG ATCAGATTAATATTGATGGGACATTACAAAGAGACATAATATCACCATCAGTAGATACTAACCCAGCTTGGGATATTATGGATATCATGAATAAT gGCGTTCATAATTGTGATGTTCATCCAGATTGTGGTATTGGTACTGCATTTGAAGATGTACAGGAAAA AGCAACGCTCCCTCTTGGAGAATCATCAAATGATTGTGAAGTGCATTGTCCGTACTATAACATGTCAG GATCTCAAGCAAGTCCCAGGCGTCACAGCTCTGTGGACGAGTTGTATGGTTTGGTGAGCAGTACCCAGTCTTTAGCCGCTGTCAATGGACAACGTCAACGGTCTCTGTCGGACAGTTGTCCTAGAGATGAATCCCCACAGTCTAATG GTCAGAATGAAACACCAAGCGATGGAGATAGAGAAAGTATGAGTCCAGATTTGTTGTCTGATACTCCACCTGTTCCTCCAAGAAGAAGGGACAGAAAGCGCCACACACCACCCAGACCTATCAGCAATGGACTGCCACCCACACCCAAAGTTCACATGGGTGCATGTTTTTCAAAA GTATTCAATGGATGTCCATTGAGAATACATTGTACTGCGAGCTGGATTCATCCAGACACAAGAGATCAGCATCTACTAATTGCAGCAGAAGAAGGAATTTATAACTTAAACCTAAACGAACTTCATGAAACTGCAATTGATCAATTGTATCCAAGACGTACAATATGGATGTACGTCATTAAGGATGTGCTTATGTCTTTATctg GAAAAACCCCTCAGTTATATAGGCATGATTTATTAGCCATGCAAAGCAAACAAAGCCATAGGTTTTCATTGCACATGAACAAAATACCTGAGAGATTAGTACCTAGGAAGTTTGCTCTTACCACTAAAGTCCCAGATACAAAGGGCTGTACTAAATGTTGCGTTGGTAGAAATCCATACAATGG GTATAAATATCTCTGTGGTGCCATGCCGACGGGAATATTTTTAATGCAGTGGTACGATCCACTTAATAAATTTATGCTTTTGAAACATTTCGATTGCATACTACCGACGCCATTAAATGTATTCGAAATTATTATCACGCCGGAAATGGAATATCCAATGGTGTGTGTATCTGTAAAGCAACCATATCAGCAGAACAAATTAAAATTGGATTTAATAAACATGAATTCAGGAGCAAGTTGGTTTCACAGCGACGAACTGGAAGATATGGATGGTTCAG CCACTGTGATACCAAGAAGAGAAAACCTTCATGTTATTAATGTTACACAACTAGAGAAAAATGCAATATTAGTGTGTTATGATA ATGTAGTAAAAGTAGTCACGTTACAAGGAAGACCGAGGTCAAGCAGAAAGCACATGTCAGAATTACACTTTAACTTTCAAATTGAATCAATCA tcTGTTTACCAGATAGCGTACTAGCATTCCACAAGCATGGTATGCAAGGTAGAAGTTTTAAAAATGGCGAAGTCACGCAAGAAATCAGTGATCCAAGTAGAACGTACAGATTACTTGGATCTGATAA AGTTGTGATGCTGGAGAGCCATTTGGTTCAATCAGGCACACTATCCGAATCTGAAGGAGCGGACTTGTACATACTTGCTGGGCACGAAGCCAGTTACTAA
- the hppy gene encoding MAP4K3-like protein hppy isoform X1, protein MMALNANALSSDISRRNPQDEYELIQRIGSGTYGDVYKAKRLSMNDLAAIKVIKLEPGDDFAIIQQEILMMKDCRHPNIIAYYGSYLRRDKLWICMEYCGGGSLQDIYHITGPLTEIQIAYMCRETLLGLAYLHSMGKMHRDIKGANILLTEAGDVKLADFGVSAQITATINKRKSFIGTPYWMAPEVAAVERKGGYNQLCDIWACGITAIELAELQPPMFDLHPMRALFLMSKSGFKPPTLKDRDKWSPTFHNFVKVALTKNPKKRPTAEKLLQHAFFQGEMSKRLALELLQKVSNPSHMFTDLEADEDGAVPNVPQRIASRHTARPRPKSPIPQLDSDDQINIDGTLQRDIISPSVDTNPAWDIMDIMNNVKGVHNCDVHPDCGIGTAFEDVQENPLGANVTTDSRESRRSKTGTEIFHMSLRSLLQYIDEELLLRGNAMSMVGGHCDQLYSLQATLPLGESSNDCEVHCPYYNMSGSQASPRRHSSVDELYGLVSSTQSLAAVNGQRQRSLSDSCPRDESPQSNGQNETPSDGDRESMSPDLLSDTPPVPPRRRDRKRHTPPRPISNGLPPTPKVHMGACFSKVFNGCPLRIHCTASWIHPDTRDQHLLIAAEEGIYNLNLNELHETAIDQLYPRRTIWMYVIKDVLMSLSGKTPQLYRHDLLAMQSKQSHRFSLHMNKIPERLVPRKFALTTKVPDTKGCTKCCVGRNPYNGYKYLCGAMPTGIFLMQWYDPLNKFMLLKHFDCILPTPLNVFEIIITPEMEYPMVCVSVKQPYQQNKLKLDLINMNSGASWFHSDELEDMDGSATVIPRRENLHVINVTQLEKNAILVCYDNVVKVVTLQGRPRSSRKHMSELHFNFQIESIICLPDSVLAFHKHGMQGRSFKNGEVTQEISDPSRTYRLLGSDKVVMLESHLVQSGTLSESEGADLYILAGHEASY, encoded by the exons atgatggctttgaaCGCTAATGCACTATCCAGTGACATAAGCCGAAGAAACCCTCAGGATGAGTACGAGCTCATTCAAAGAATAGGTAGTGGAACGTACGGAGATGTTTACAAG GCCAAAAGACTTTCCATGAATGACCTCGCTGCGATTAAGGTTATCAAGTTGGAACCAG GAGATGATTTTGCAATTATTCAGCAGGAAATTTTAATGATGAAAGATTGTAGACATCCTAACATAATTGCGTATTATGGAAGTTATTTAAGAAGGGATAAATTATGGATATGTATGGAATATTGTGGAGGTGGTTCCTTGCAAGATATATATCACA TAACTGGACCATTAACAGAGATACAAATAGCATATATGTGTAGAGAGACTCTTCTAGGATTGGCTTATTTACATAGCATGGGAAAAATGCATCGTGATATTAAAGGTGCCAATATATTATTAACTGAAGCTGGTGATGTCAAATTGGCTGATTTTGGAGTGTCTGCGCAAATTACTGCAACtattaataaaagaaagagTTTTATTGGTACTCCTTACTGGATGGCACCTGAG GTTGCAGCTGTAGAAAGAAAGGGCGGTTACAATCAACTTTGTGATATTTGGGCATGTGGGATCACTGCAATAGAGTTAGCTGAATTACAACCACCTATGTTTGATTTACATCCGATGCGTGCACTTTTTCTTATGTCAAAATCTGGCTTCAAACCGCCAACGTTAAAAGATCGCGATAAATGGAGCCCAACGtttcataattttgttaaagTTGCTCTcaccaaaaatcctaaaaaacgACCAACAGCCGAAAAATTACTGCAG CACGCATTTTTTCAAGGAGAAATGAGCAAACGTTTAGCCTTGGAGTTGTTGCAAAAGGTATCAAACCCTAGTCATATGTTTACTGATTTAGAAGCCGATGAAGATGGAGCTGTACCCAATGTACCACAAAGGATAGCCTCACGTCATACTGCAAGACCTAGACCAAAAAGTCCTATACCGCAATTAGATAGTGATG ATCAGATTAATATTGATGGGACATTACAAAGAGACATAATATCACCATCAGTAGATACTAACCCAGCTTGGGATATTATGGATATCATGAATAATGTAAAG gGCGTTCATAATTGTGATGTTCATCCAGATTGTGGTATTGGTACTGCATTTGAAGATGTACAGGAAAA tcCTCTCGGCGCTAACGTTACAACAGATAGTAGAGAATCACGTCGAAGCAAAACAGGCACAGAAATATTTCATATGAGTTTAAG GAGTCTATTGCAGTACATTGATGAGGAGTTGTTGCTAAG GGGGAATGCAATGTCAATGGTTGGTGGTCATTGTGACCAGCTATATTCCCTGCA AGCAACGCTCCCTCTTGGAGAATCATCAAATGATTGTGAAGTGCATTGTCCGTACTATAACATGTCAG GATCTCAAGCAAGTCCCAGGCGTCACAGCTCTGTGGACGAGTTGTATGGTTTGGTGAGCAGTACCCAGTCTTTAGCCGCTGTCAATGGACAACGTCAACGGTCTCTGTCGGACAGTTGTCCTAGAGATGAATCCCCACAGTCTAATG GTCAGAATGAAACACCAAGCGATGGAGATAGAGAAAGTATGAGTCCAGATTTGTTGTCTGATACTCCACCTGTTCCTCCAAGAAGAAGGGACAGAAAGCGCCACACACCACCCAGACCTATCAGCAATGGACTGCCACCCACACCCAAAGTTCACATGGGTGCATGTTTTTCAAAA GTATTCAATGGATGTCCATTGAGAATACATTGTACTGCGAGCTGGATTCATCCAGACACAAGAGATCAGCATCTACTAATTGCAGCAGAAGAAGGAATTTATAACTTAAACCTAAACGAACTTCATGAAACTGCAATTGATCAATTGTATCCAAGACGTACAATATGGATGTACGTCATTAAGGATGTGCTTATGTCTTTATctg GAAAAACCCCTCAGTTATATAGGCATGATTTATTAGCCATGCAAAGCAAACAAAGCCATAGGTTTTCATTGCACATGAACAAAATACCTGAGAGATTAGTACCTAGGAAGTTTGCTCTTACCACTAAAGTCCCAGATACAAAGGGCTGTACTAAATGTTGCGTTGGTAGAAATCCATACAATGG GTATAAATATCTCTGTGGTGCCATGCCGACGGGAATATTTTTAATGCAGTGGTACGATCCACTTAATAAATTTATGCTTTTGAAACATTTCGATTGCATACTACCGACGCCATTAAATGTATTCGAAATTATTATCACGCCGGAAATGGAATATCCAATGGTGTGTGTATCTGTAAAGCAACCATATCAGCAGAACAAATTAAAATTGGATTTAATAAACATGAATTCAGGAGCAAGTTGGTTTCACAGCGACGAACTGGAAGATATGGATGGTTCAG CCACTGTGATACCAAGAAGAGAAAACCTTCATGTTATTAATGTTACACAACTAGAGAAAAATGCAATATTAGTGTGTTATGATA ATGTAGTAAAAGTAGTCACGTTACAAGGAAGACCGAGGTCAAGCAGAAAGCACATGTCAGAATTACACTTTAACTTTCAAATTGAATCAATCA tcTGTTTACCAGATAGCGTACTAGCATTCCACAAGCATGGTATGCAAGGTAGAAGTTTTAAAAATGGCGAAGTCACGCAAGAAATCAGTGATCCAAGTAGAACGTACAGATTACTTGGATCTGATAA AGTTGTGATGCTGGAGAGCCATTTGGTTCAATCAGGCACACTATCCGAATCTGAAGGAGCGGACTTGTACATACTTGCTGGGCACGAAGCCAGTTACTAA
- the hppy gene encoding MAP4K3-like protein hppy isoform X16 — MMALNANALSSDISRRNPQDEYELIQRIGSGTYGDVYKAKRLSMNDLAAIKVIKLEPGDDFAIIQQEILMMKDCRHPNIIAYYGSYLRRDKLWICMEYCGGGSLQDIYHITGPLTEIQIAYMCRETLLGLAYLHSMGKMHRDIKGANILLTEAGDVKLADFGVSAQITATINKRKSFIGTPYWMAPEVAAVERKGGYNQLCDIWACGITAIELAELQPPMFDLHPMRALFLMSKSGFKPPTLKDRDKWSPTFHNFVKVALTKNPKKRPTAEKLLQHAFFQGEMSKRLALELLQKVSNPSHMFTDLEADEDGAVPNVPQRIASRHTARPRPKSPIPQLDSDDQINIDGTLQRDIISPSVDTNPAWDIMDIMNNVKGVHNCDVHPDCGIGTAFEDVQEKSLLQYIDEELLLRATLPLGESSNDCEVHCPYYNMSGQNETPSDGDRESMSPDLLSDTPPVPPRRRDRKRHTPPRPISNGLPPTPKVHMGACFSKVFNGCPLRIHCTASWIHPDTRDQHLLIAAEEGIYNLNLNELHETAIDQLYPRRTIWMYVIKDVLMSLSGKTPQLYRHDLLAMQSKQSHRFSLHMNKIPERLVPRKFALTTKVPDTKGCTKCCVGRNPYNGYKYLCGAMPTGIFLMQWYDPLNKFMLLKHFDCILPTPLNVFEIIITPEMEYPMVCVSVKQPYQQNKLKLDLINMNSGASWFHSDELEDMDGSATVIPRRENLHVINVTQLEKNAILVCYDNVVKVVTLQGRPRSSRKHMSELHFNFQIESIICLPDSVLAFHKHGMQGRSFKNGEVTQEISDPSRTYRLLGSDKVVMLESHLVQSGTLSESEGADLYILAGHEASY, encoded by the exons atgatggctttgaaCGCTAATGCACTATCCAGTGACATAAGCCGAAGAAACCCTCAGGATGAGTACGAGCTCATTCAAAGAATAGGTAGTGGAACGTACGGAGATGTTTACAAG GCCAAAAGACTTTCCATGAATGACCTCGCTGCGATTAAGGTTATCAAGTTGGAACCAG GAGATGATTTTGCAATTATTCAGCAGGAAATTTTAATGATGAAAGATTGTAGACATCCTAACATAATTGCGTATTATGGAAGTTATTTAAGAAGGGATAAATTATGGATATGTATGGAATATTGTGGAGGTGGTTCCTTGCAAGATATATATCACA TAACTGGACCATTAACAGAGATACAAATAGCATATATGTGTAGAGAGACTCTTCTAGGATTGGCTTATTTACATAGCATGGGAAAAATGCATCGTGATATTAAAGGTGCCAATATATTATTAACTGAAGCTGGTGATGTCAAATTGGCTGATTTTGGAGTGTCTGCGCAAATTACTGCAACtattaataaaagaaagagTTTTATTGGTACTCCTTACTGGATGGCACCTGAG GTTGCAGCTGTAGAAAGAAAGGGCGGTTACAATCAACTTTGTGATATTTGGGCATGTGGGATCACTGCAATAGAGTTAGCTGAATTACAACCACCTATGTTTGATTTACATCCGATGCGTGCACTTTTTCTTATGTCAAAATCTGGCTTCAAACCGCCAACGTTAAAAGATCGCGATAAATGGAGCCCAACGtttcataattttgttaaagTTGCTCTcaccaaaaatcctaaaaaacgACCAACAGCCGAAAAATTACTGCAG CACGCATTTTTTCAAGGAGAAATGAGCAAACGTTTAGCCTTGGAGTTGTTGCAAAAGGTATCAAACCCTAGTCATATGTTTACTGATTTAGAAGCCGATGAAGATGGAGCTGTACCCAATGTACCACAAAGGATAGCCTCACGTCATACTGCAAGACCTAGACCAAAAAGTCCTATACCGCAATTAGATAGTGATG ATCAGATTAATATTGATGGGACATTACAAAGAGACATAATATCACCATCAGTAGATACTAACCCAGCTTGGGATATTATGGATATCATGAATAATGTAAAG gGCGTTCATAATTGTGATGTTCATCCAGATTGTGGTATTGGTACTGCATTTGAAGATGTACAGGAAAA GAGTCTATTGCAGTACATTGATGAGGAGTTGTTGCTAAG AGCAACGCTCCCTCTTGGAGAATCATCAAATGATTGTGAAGTGCATTGTCCGTACTATAACATGTCAG GTCAGAATGAAACACCAAGCGATGGAGATAGAGAAAGTATGAGTCCAGATTTGTTGTCTGATACTCCACCTGTTCCTCCAAGAAGAAGGGACAGAAAGCGCCACACACCACCCAGACCTATCAGCAATGGACTGCCACCCACACCCAAAGTTCACATGGGTGCATGTTTTTCAAAA GTATTCAATGGATGTCCATTGAGAATACATTGTACTGCGAGCTGGATTCATCCAGACACAAGAGATCAGCATCTACTAATTGCAGCAGAAGAAGGAATTTATAACTTAAACCTAAACGAACTTCATGAAACTGCAATTGATCAATTGTATCCAAGACGTACAATATGGATGTACGTCATTAAGGATGTGCTTATGTCTTTATctg GAAAAACCCCTCAGTTATATAGGCATGATTTATTAGCCATGCAAAGCAAACAAAGCCATAGGTTTTCATTGCACATGAACAAAATACCTGAGAGATTAGTACCTAGGAAGTTTGCTCTTACCACTAAAGTCCCAGATACAAAGGGCTGTACTAAATGTTGCGTTGGTAGAAATCCATACAATGG GTATAAATATCTCTGTGGTGCCATGCCGACGGGAATATTTTTAATGCAGTGGTACGATCCACTTAATAAATTTATGCTTTTGAAACATTTCGATTGCATACTACCGACGCCATTAAATGTATTCGAAATTATTATCACGCCGGAAATGGAATATCCAATGGTGTGTGTATCTGTAAAGCAACCATATCAGCAGAACAAATTAAAATTGGATTTAATAAACATGAATTCAGGAGCAAGTTGGTTTCACAGCGACGAACTGGAAGATATGGATGGTTCAG CCACTGTGATACCAAGAAGAGAAAACCTTCATGTTATTAATGTTACACAACTAGAGAAAAATGCAATATTAGTGTGTTATGATA ATGTAGTAAAAGTAGTCACGTTACAAGGAAGACCGAGGTCAAGCAGAAAGCACATGTCAGAATTACACTTTAACTTTCAAATTGAATCAATCA tcTGTTTACCAGATAGCGTACTAGCATTCCACAAGCATGGTATGCAAGGTAGAAGTTTTAAAAATGGCGAAGTCACGCAAGAAATCAGTGATCCAAGTAGAACGTACAGATTACTTGGATCTGATAA AGTTGTGATGCTGGAGAGCCATTTGGTTCAATCAGGCACACTATCCGAATCTGAAGGAGCGGACTTGTACATACTTGCTGGGCACGAAGCCAGTTACTAA
- the hppy gene encoding MAP4K3-like protein hppy isoform X4 produces MMALNANALSSDISRRNPQDEYELIQRIGSGTYGDVYKAKRLSMNDLAAIKVIKLEPGDDFAIIQQEILMMKDCRHPNIIAYYGSYLRRDKLWICMEYCGGGSLQDIYHITGPLTEIQIAYMCRETLLGLAYLHSMGKMHRDIKGANILLTEAGDVKLADFGVSAQITATINKRKSFIGTPYWMAPEVAAVERKGGYNQLCDIWACGITAIELAELQPPMFDLHPMRALFLMSKSGFKPPTLKDRDKWSPTFHNFVKVALTKNPKKRPTAEKLLQHAFFQGEMSKRLALELLQKVSNPSHMFTDLEADEDGAVPNVPQRIASRHTARPRPKSPIPQLDSDDQINIDGTLQRDIISPSVDTNPAWDIMDIMNNVKGVHNCDVHPDCGIGTAFEDVQENPLGANVTTDSRESRRSKTGTEIFHMSLRSLLQYIDEELLLRATLPLGESSNDCEVHCPYYNMSGSQASPRRHSSVDELYGLVSSTQSLAAVNGQRQRSLSDSCPRDESPQSNGQNETPSDGDRESMSPDLLSDTPPVPPRRRDRKRHTPPRPISNGLPPTPKVHMGACFSKVFNGCPLRIHCTASWIHPDTRDQHLLIAAEEGIYNLNLNELHETAIDQLYPRRTIWMYVIKDVLMSLSGKTPQLYRHDLLAMQSKQSHRFSLHMNKIPERLVPRKFALTTKVPDTKGCTKCCVGRNPYNGYKYLCGAMPTGIFLMQWYDPLNKFMLLKHFDCILPTPLNVFEIIITPEMEYPMVCVSVKQPYQQNKLKLDLINMNSGASWFHSDELEDMDGSATVIPRRENLHVINVTQLEKNAILVCYDNVVKVVTLQGRPRSSRKHMSELHFNFQIESIICLPDSVLAFHKHGMQGRSFKNGEVTQEISDPSRTYRLLGSDKVVMLESHLVQSGTLSESEGADLYILAGHEASY; encoded by the exons atgatggctttgaaCGCTAATGCACTATCCAGTGACATAAGCCGAAGAAACCCTCAGGATGAGTACGAGCTCATTCAAAGAATAGGTAGTGGAACGTACGGAGATGTTTACAAG GCCAAAAGACTTTCCATGAATGACCTCGCTGCGATTAAGGTTATCAAGTTGGAACCAG GAGATGATTTTGCAATTATTCAGCAGGAAATTTTAATGATGAAAGATTGTAGACATCCTAACATAATTGCGTATTATGGAAGTTATTTAAGAAGGGATAAATTATGGATATGTATGGAATATTGTGGAGGTGGTTCCTTGCAAGATATATATCACA TAACTGGACCATTAACAGAGATACAAATAGCATATATGTGTAGAGAGACTCTTCTAGGATTGGCTTATTTACATAGCATGGGAAAAATGCATCGTGATATTAAAGGTGCCAATATATTATTAACTGAAGCTGGTGATGTCAAATTGGCTGATTTTGGAGTGTCTGCGCAAATTACTGCAACtattaataaaagaaagagTTTTATTGGTACTCCTTACTGGATGGCACCTGAG GTTGCAGCTGTAGAAAGAAAGGGCGGTTACAATCAACTTTGTGATATTTGGGCATGTGGGATCACTGCAATAGAGTTAGCTGAATTACAACCACCTATGTTTGATTTACATCCGATGCGTGCACTTTTTCTTATGTCAAAATCTGGCTTCAAACCGCCAACGTTAAAAGATCGCGATAAATGGAGCCCAACGtttcataattttgttaaagTTGCTCTcaccaaaaatcctaaaaaacgACCAACAGCCGAAAAATTACTGCAG CACGCATTTTTTCAAGGAGAAATGAGCAAACGTTTAGCCTTGGAGTTGTTGCAAAAGGTATCAAACCCTAGTCATATGTTTACTGATTTAGAAGCCGATGAAGATGGAGCTGTACCCAATGTACCACAAAGGATAGCCTCACGTCATACTGCAAGACCTAGACCAAAAAGTCCTATACCGCAATTAGATAGTGATG ATCAGATTAATATTGATGGGACATTACAAAGAGACATAATATCACCATCAGTAGATACTAACCCAGCTTGGGATATTATGGATATCATGAATAATGTAAAG gGCGTTCATAATTGTGATGTTCATCCAGATTGTGGTATTGGTACTGCATTTGAAGATGTACAGGAAAA tcCTCTCGGCGCTAACGTTACAACAGATAGTAGAGAATCACGTCGAAGCAAAACAGGCACAGAAATATTTCATATGAGTTTAAG GAGTCTATTGCAGTACATTGATGAGGAGTTGTTGCTAAG AGCAACGCTCCCTCTTGGAGAATCATCAAATGATTGTGAAGTGCATTGTCCGTACTATAACATGTCAG GATCTCAAGCAAGTCCCAGGCGTCACAGCTCTGTGGACGAGTTGTATGGTTTGGTGAGCAGTACCCAGTCTTTAGCCGCTGTCAATGGACAACGTCAACGGTCTCTGTCGGACAGTTGTCCTAGAGATGAATCCCCACAGTCTAATG GTCAGAATGAAACACCAAGCGATGGAGATAGAGAAAGTATGAGTCCAGATTTGTTGTCTGATACTCCACCTGTTCCTCCAAGAAGAAGGGACAGAAAGCGCCACACACCACCCAGACCTATCAGCAATGGACTGCCACCCACACCCAAAGTTCACATGGGTGCATGTTTTTCAAAA GTATTCAATGGATGTCCATTGAGAATACATTGTACTGCGAGCTGGATTCATCCAGACACAAGAGATCAGCATCTACTAATTGCAGCAGAAGAAGGAATTTATAACTTAAACCTAAACGAACTTCATGAAACTGCAATTGATCAATTGTATCCAAGACGTACAATATGGATGTACGTCATTAAGGATGTGCTTATGTCTTTATctg GAAAAACCCCTCAGTTATATAGGCATGATTTATTAGCCATGCAAAGCAAACAAAGCCATAGGTTTTCATTGCACATGAACAAAATACCTGAGAGATTAGTACCTAGGAAGTTTGCTCTTACCACTAAAGTCCCAGATACAAAGGGCTGTACTAAATGTTGCGTTGGTAGAAATCCATACAATGG GTATAAATATCTCTGTGGTGCCATGCCGACGGGAATATTTTTAATGCAGTGGTACGATCCACTTAATAAATTTATGCTTTTGAAACATTTCGATTGCATACTACCGACGCCATTAAATGTATTCGAAATTATTATCACGCCGGAAATGGAATATCCAATGGTGTGTGTATCTGTAAAGCAACCATATCAGCAGAACAAATTAAAATTGGATTTAATAAACATGAATTCAGGAGCAAGTTGGTTTCACAGCGACGAACTGGAAGATATGGATGGTTCAG CCACTGTGATACCAAGAAGAGAAAACCTTCATGTTATTAATGTTACACAACTAGAGAAAAATGCAATATTAGTGTGTTATGATA ATGTAGTAAAAGTAGTCACGTTACAAGGAAGACCGAGGTCAAGCAGAAAGCACATGTCAGAATTACACTTTAACTTTCAAATTGAATCAATCA tcTGTTTACCAGATAGCGTACTAGCATTCCACAAGCATGGTATGCAAGGTAGAAGTTTTAAAAATGGCGAAGTCACGCAAGAAATCAGTGATCCAAGTAGAACGTACAGATTACTTGGATCTGATAA AGTTGTGATGCTGGAGAGCCATTTGGTTCAATCAGGCACACTATCCGAATCTGAAGGAGCGGACTTGTACATACTTGCTGGGCACGAAGCCAGTTACTAA